A stretch of the Elephas maximus indicus isolate mEleMax1 chromosome 3, mEleMax1 primary haplotype, whole genome shotgun sequence genome encodes the following:
- the LRRC8E gene encoding volume-regulated anion channel subunit LRRC8E, with amino-acid sequence MIPVAEFKQFTEQQPAFKVLKPWWDVLAEYITVAMLMIGVFGCTLQVTQDKIICLPSHEPRENSSDAPCQQLLPRGVSEQMGGLREVSGLKNNLDLQQYSFINQLCYETALHWYAKYFPYLVIIHTLIFMVCTSFWFKFPGTSSKIEHFISILGKCFDSPWTTRALSEVSGENHKGLAPGRAVVVAAAAGAGSGKEGEGEKEKMLAEPEKVVTEPPAVTLLDKKEGEQAKALFEKVRKFRVHVEEGDILYTMYIRQTVLKVCKFLAILVYNLIYVGKISFLVACRVETSEVTGYASFCCNHTKAHLFSKLAFCYISFVCVYGLTCLYTLYWLFHRPLKEYSFRSVREETGMGDIPDVKNDFAFMLHLIDQYDSLYSKRFAVFLSEVSESRLKQLNLNHEWTPEKLRQKLQRNARGQLELGLCMLPGLPDTVFELSELEALRLEAICDVTFPPGLSQLVHLQELSLLHSPARLPFSLQVFLRDRLKVIRVKCEELREVPLWVFGLRGLEELHLEGLFPPELARAATLESLRELKQLKVLSLRSNAGKVPASVTDVAGHLQRLSLHNDGARLLALNSLKKLAVLRELELVACGLERIPHAVFSLGALQELDLKDNHLRSIEEILSFQHCRKLVTLRLWHNQIAYVPEHVRKLRSLEQLYLSHNKLETLPTQLGLCSGLRLLDISHNGLRTLPPELGLLQSLQHLALSYNALEVLPDEIFFCRKLRTLLLGYNRLSQLSPHVGALRALSRLELKGNRLETLPEELGNCGGLKKAGLLVENTLYEGLPAEVREKMEEE; translated from the exons ATGATCCCGGTGGCCGAGTTCAAGCAGTTCACCGAGCAGCAGCCGGCATTCAAGGTGCTCAAACCCTGGTGGGACGTGCTGGCTGAGTACATCACCGTGGCCATGCTCATGATCGGGGTCTTCGGCTGCACCCTCCAG GTGACACAGGACAAGATCATCTGTCTGCCCAGTCACGAACCCCGGGAGAACTCATCCGATGCCCCGTGCCAGCAGCTGCTGCCTCGGGGGGTATCTGAGCAGATGGGGGGCCTGCGGGAGGTGAGCGGCCTCAAGAACAACCTGGACCTGCAGCAGTACAGCTTCATCAACCAGCTCTGCTATGAGACTGCCCTGCACTGGTATGCCAAGTACTTTCCCTACCTGGTCATCATCCACACACTCATCTTCATGGTCTGTACCAGTTTCTGGTTCAAGTTCCCTGGCACCAGCTCCAAGATTGAGCACTTCATCTCCATCCTGGGCAAGTGCTTTGACTCACCTTGGACCACACGGGCTCTGTCCGAGGTTTCCGGGGAGAACCATAAGGGCCTTGCTCCTGGACGGGCAGTGGTGGTGGCGGCCGCTGCCGGGGCAGGGTCGGGCAAGGAAGGTGAGGGCGAGAAGGAGAAGATGCTGGCGGAGCCTGAGAAGGTGGTGACAGAGCCACCGGCCGTCACCCTCCTGGACAAGAAAGAGGGTGAGCAGGCCAAGGCCCTGTTTGAGAAGGTCAGGAAGTTCCGTGTGCACGTGGAAGAGGGTGATATCCTGTACACCATGTATATCCGGCAGACAGTGCTCAAAGTGTGCAAGTTCTTGGCCATCCTGGTCTACAACCTCATCTACGTGGGGAAGATCAGCTTCCTGGTGGCCTGCAGAGTGGAGACCTCAGAGGTCACGGGCTATGCCAGCTTCTGTTGCAACCACACCAAGGCGCACCTCTTCTCCAAGCTGGCATTCTGCTACATCTCCTTCGTTTGCGTCTACGGCCTCACCTGCCTCTACACACTCTACTGGCTCTTCCACCGGCCCCTCAAGGAGTACTCATTCCGTTCAGTGCGGGAGGAGACAGGCATGGGTGACATTCCTGATGTCAAGAACGACTTCGCCTTCATGCTGCACCTCATTGACCAGTACGACTCGCTCTACTCCAAGCGCTTCGCTGTCTTTCTGTCTGAGGTCAGCGAGAGCCGCCTCAAGCAGCTTAACCTCAACCATGAGTGGACACCTGAGAAGCTGCGGCAGAAGCTGCAGCGCAACGCCCGcggccagctggagctgggcttatGCATGCTGCCTGGGCTGCCAGACACTGTCTTCGAGCTCAGCGAGCTGGAGGCCCTCCGGCTGGAGGCCATCTGTGACGTCACCTTCCCGCCGGGCCTCTCACAGCTGGTGCATCTGCAGGAGCTCAGCCTGCTGCACTCGCCCGCCAGGCTGCCCTTCTCCTTGCAGGTCTTCTTGCGGGACCGGCTCAAGGTGATCCGCGTCAAGTGCGAGGAGCTGCGTGAGGTGCCTCTCTGGGTGTTTGGGCTGCGTGGGCTGGAGGAGCTGCACCTGGAGGGGCTTTTCCCCCCAGAGCTGGCCCGAGCAGCCACCCTGGAGAGCCTGCGAGAGCTGAAGCAGCTCAAGGTGCTGTCCCTTCGGAGCAATGCCGGGAAAGTGCCGGCCAGTGTGACCGACGTGGCTGGCCATCTGCAGCGGCTCAGCCTGCACAACGACGGTGCCCGCCTGCTGGCCCTCAATAGCCTTAAGAAGCTGGCAGTGCTGCGGGAGCTGGAGCTGGTGGCCTGTGGGCTCGAGCGCATCCCACATGCCGTCTTCAGCCTTGGGGCACTGCAGGAGCTGGACCTAAAGGACAACCACCTGCGCTCCATCGAGGAGATTCTCAGCTTCCAGCACTGCCGCAAGCTGGTCACGCTCAGGCTATGGCACAACCAGATCGCCTACGTCCCCGAGCACGTGCGCAAACTCCGGAGCCTCGAGCAGCTCTACCTCAGCCACAACAAGCTGGAGACCCTGCCCACCCAGCTGGGCCTGTGCTCCGGCCTCCGCCTGTTGGACATCTCCCACAACGGACTGCGCACCCTGCCGCCTGAGCTGGGCCTCCTCCAGAGCCTGCAGCACCTGGCACTTTCCTACAACGCCCTGGAGGTCTTGCCCGACGAGATCTTCTTTTGCCGCAAGCTGCGGACATTGCTTCTGGGCTACAACCGCCTAAGTCAGCTGTCGCCCCATGTGGGGGCGCTCAGGGCCCTCAGCCGCCTGGAGCTCAAGGGCAACAGGCTGGAGACGCTTCCTGAGGAGCTGGGCAACTGTGGGGGGCTCAAGAAGGCGGGGCTCCTGGTGGAGAACACCCTTTACGAGGGCCTGCCAGCTGAAGTTCGAGAAAAGATGGAGGAGGAATGA